The Brachyhypopomus gauderio isolate BG-103 chromosome 1, BGAUD_0.2, whole genome shotgun sequence genome includes the window gagagagagagagagagagagagagagagagagagagagagagagagaacaaaagagagagagaggaagagacatgAAAAAGCAAAGGGCACAATGAAAGCAAGTCTCTGCTTTGAATCccgaaatacattttaatactaTAATACTAGCATTCTAATATTTTACTATAATATTCTATTATTTTATTACTATAAAGTTAAAATACTAGAATATTTTAATACTTGACATTTACAGATGCAGAGATACAGTCGATGATGCTCTATATTCACTACAGTCTGAGGCAGCGTCCTGTAGTCCTGCAGTCCTGTACTCCCACCCTGCAACACGGGACGCTGCACCATACAGTACCTGCTCGGTTCAGATCTATGAGTGTCTGGCTGCGGTGGTCGTCATGGAGACTCTTGCCGCTGTCCTGTTCTAGCTGGATCTGTTTAATCCTCACGCTCTTCGTCACCACCtggttcctcttcctccctcccaaGTAGCTATAGGTGAGATAGCCATTTACTGCAATGGGCAGTCTCTGTTGTGTGATCTGGTAGCCTGCCTGTgtgtacacaacacacacacacacacacacacacacacacacacacacacacacacacacacacacacacacacacacacacacacacacacacacagatagagagaATTTCAGCCTCTTAACTGAAGAGGCCAGTTGTGAGGCATTTCTGTGTCCAGCCAGATACCTaattaaacaacaaacaaacaaacaaacaagccctCCCTGTGCAGAGGTCGGCGGGGTTTAATGGAGTGTGAGTGAAGACCTTCTTCCTGGTAATTGGGTGGAGAGATTGATGGTGAGCAATATCAGTGAATGGATGACTGATCTAAATGAATGTGGTCCCAGTCGTCTTGAGTGAACACAGCTCACTCACTTCTACTACAACACAGAGCTCGTAGCTGTTGCCGTGGCAACGCCTCCACAGTTGAAGAAAAGAGTAAGTGTGTGGCAAGAGGTAGCTgatcattatacacacacacacacacacacacacacacacacacacacacacacacacacacacacacacacacacacacacacacacgggaaacAAAAACCATCTATGTTCACCACTAAATCAATTAATTCTTTACTGGAACACAAACATAATTCAGCACTAGGGAAATTCAATTTGCAGGGGTAATGGATGAAACTAGTAATAATACCCAAGGTTTTATTTCCCCGCTGTTTCCCCAAGGAATCACCACACTACTTTTAAAGGGGAATTCATTAGTGTACGTGGGAGCACAGGCCAAACATCTCATATAGATGAACGTCTGTGTTACAGTTCAACACGAGCCAAGCACACTCCTGAGAAACTACAAAGACCAAGATCCCAGCAGGCCACAAAGGTTCAGAACTCGTGAAGACTCTTTGTAAACATGACTCACAGCGACTGCAGGCATCTGTTGTAGACACTCCATTAGTTCACTGATTTAAAACCCCTGTAGGATTCACTACTGAAGAATCATCcatatgtacacaaacacaacattcAGTTCATACCCTAGCACAGAAGCGTGTCTGTACCCTGCTCTGGCATAGTCACAGGCGCAGGATTAAACCAGTTACCAGCTGCTGCCTTATTCATGGCTTTATGTCAGAATCAAATCCAGCATTCGTGCTGAACTTTTCCACCAGCCCCATTAACACAGCTCAGCACACGGCCCCGAACTCGAACTCTTAATTAGCAGCACCTGTGGCAGGGCTTTGTGACGCACGGACACACTTCTAGAACACGAATCTGATTCCGGAAGGTGGCTGGAATGACAACCAATCAGCCAAGAGCTTATCGGAGGTTAACGATTGGTTACAACACTGCTTTTTCACAGCCATGTTTCTACTCTTCCCTATCTGAGAGGGGAAACAGCTACATGCGAGCTTTCCCTCCAGTCACACTGTGATGCCGCCTGCACTCATCCTATCATTACCACAGAACACTCCGTTCTTCGCCATTTCCTTACATGGTTGCACCTCATTTTAAAGGCCAAAATCATTTAAAGTTGTACGCTTCCTTTAGTTGCAGTGTACATCAGTACAACAGCCCACACTTTAAACTCTTTGTTTGAGGTTTAAAATTAAGAGATAGTGTGTTCTGTTGTCTCTGCAGAGAATTGTTCTGCAGCATTCAATTCAACATTTAGATTATGACTAAATCGATGTGGTGGGTATTTCTAGCAATTTTCCTATAACTAAACATCATCATCAACGCAGCAGGGCCTATTGGGAAATGTAGCTAAAGATTCAAAGTTTGGGAAGACTCACAGGCATGTCAGCATAAAAGTAGTGCTTCCTGTCAAAAAGGGACTTCCTGTTGATGGTGCAGTTGAGGGAAAGACCTGTCATTACTGCTGCCTCCACACATCTCCTGTTCAGCACCTGAgaccaaataaacacacaatatCAAAGACAAAGCAAGATACAAAAGCAAGCAAGATCATTTCTTAAGAACATTAATGCTTTACTTATATATATAGAAATAAGAAACTTCACACATTCATTAACTTACTGGTAGTGTCCCAGGTAATGATGCGTCGAAACATGATACCAAAGAGTTTGGTGGGGCGCAGAATTTTACACGAGAGCTCGAGAACAGCTTTGATGTAGAATTAATCTGTGCATGGATCTCCAAGCCAACAACCCCGACCATCCGAGGGACACTTTTGAACAGAAAATTGGGTTCGGATAAGGTCCAGAATTAACAAAACATGTTGTTCTCCATACATGTAAGTGAGAAttatatttaatgtttaaattgCCATAAAGACAAacaagtttgtttgtttggttgaaGAAAAGAATGTAGTTCTAAAGTTAGCTATCCTAGCTAGCTTAATAACACTATCTACATAGACTGACGAACCAAAAATGCTGACCTACAGTGGATATAAACAGTGTACACACCCCTGTTAAAATGCCAGATTTGGTGATAAAAAAATGAGACCAAGACCAATTATTTCAGAACTTTTTCCAACTTTAATGAAACCTATATTACATACGACAACAATATCCTGTATTCTTCGTATATCTGGGCTATGGGGTAGGGTGGCAAGACAGAAGTCCCTTCTAATGAAGAAAAACATCCAAGTGTGGctaaattaaacaaaaaaaatgcattTGAACTTTCCTAAAAGCATGTGGGAAAATGTGTTATGGTCTGATGAAACCAAGGTTTCACTTTTCGGCCATAATtctaaaatgaatgaatgaatgaattgttcaaCTTGTATAGTGCCTTTCTAGAAcgcaaggtcgctttacaatttttatacagatacaactcttacacacccaatcacacaccggcgagaagcggcagccaaaaTGTATGTTTGGTGCAACaaataacactgcacatcaccaaaagaaccccaaacccacagtGAAGCACGGTAGTGGCAgcatggtggtgtggggttgtggggaATGGCCCAACCAGAGCCCAGATCTGAATCTGATTGTAAATCTGTGGGGTGATCTGAAGAGGACTGTATACAGGAGATGCCCATGCAACCTGACATATTTAGAGTGTTTTTGCAAAGAAAATGGGCACTTACACAATCAGATTATTTTAGTTCTGCCCCTTGAAGATTTCAGTTGGTTTTTTAATTGAGATGTACAGGTTATAAGTCTCAATAAAGGtggaaaaagttttaaaatgatTCGtcatggacttttttttttgatCACTAAACCTGGCATTGTAACAGAGATGTGTACACTTTTTATATCTACTGTAGGTTAACTATGAACCCTTTTATAGTTAGTTAAGTAACTAACCTGGTCAGCTACACTAGCTACCCAACAAGCTAGTGGAACAGGCTCTTGTGAAATTTGGCAAGATGCATTTTTCAGaagtttaaataaatgtaaacagTATTTTCTCCTTTCAAATTATTGCACATACCTCATGGTTTGTAACTTAGTAATCATTCTTAATTGGGCCAATGTGCCAATACGAAGAGTCATGGCTTAACACAAAACCTAGCTGGGTTAGCAAACTGACTAAATATCAGTCATGGAGAAATGTGAGTAATTCTGCCTCTGAATCACTGACATTAGTCAACATCCTAATCCAGACTAGTTAGACTCTTATTTAACTCCAGTGATCTATTGCGTTGACGTGATGACTTTCAACACATGCTAACTAGCGTTTTTCTTACCTCTTAGTATGTATTTGCGACTGGAATTGGCATTTGAGCCCAGATGTCCATATACGTCTCATCGAGATATTATGTTGAGCAATACTGCACATATTCTTTAATTTAATACATTTATCTAACTTGTGCAGGAGAATACTGTTCCCCGAAGAGGAGGCAGCCATCTTGTGTTTTGAACAGGGCAAAGTGGATAATGTAGTTGGAGCAAAGGCACTTTTACTGGTATTGAACCGTTAAAAGACTTCATCTCCCGAAATGCTGTAGTGACAAACCTGCGACGCTCCCTCTGGGTTGTACTTCCGGGTCATCGCTCCAGTTCCGGTGTCGAAGGCTGGTCGGTGGCGGGAGATTCACGCATGGTCTCCTGTACGTCTCCAGTTGTGTTCTGAAGTTAGTTAAGACACCTCGTGTGATCACCGAATTACTAACTAGCAATGGCAACACAGGAGAACGGGTCTCGTTACACCAACGGAGCTGTGTGTGATAGTCTACAAAAAAGCGATGCAGTGGCTACAAATGGCAAAGTCCAGCTGGAGCAGAACGGAGACCACAAGCAGGCCTTACGATTCACCTTCAGTGCCGAACCCACTGTGGAAGATATCAGACGGATGCAAGCGGAATTCACAGACGAACGCGACTGGAACCAGTTTCACCAGCCTCGGAACCTGCTGCTGGCCATGGtcggggaggtgggggaggtgtcgGAGTTGTTCCAGTGGCGCGGGGAGGTCGCGGAGGGCTTACCGGACTGGACTGAACCGGAGCGAGAGCATCTCGCCCAAGAACTTAGCGACGTCTTGATCTACCTCGTCGAGCTGGCTGAGAAGTGTCACATCGATTTGCCGCAAGCTGTACTCCGCAAAATGGCACTTAATCGGCTGAAGTACCCGGCCAGCAAAGTTCACGGTTCGGCAAAGAAATACACCGAGTACAAAGACTCGTCCGAGTGATGTTTGGTGTGCAGGCACGATGCCCCCGTTACAGAACACTAGCGGTTACATCTGTGAAGGCGTTACAGAGAACTGCTGCTGCTGGTTCACGAACTGGAAGGTTTTCCACGGTCCGCTGCGGTTTTATGTGCTTTTATTTAGAGTTTATGTTGGGCGTATTTAAATGTATATTTTTGCATGAGTAGCCAGCAATATTCTGCAAACTTCCAACGTGATTTCTCTTTTTATCCCCATACGTCTAAAGTTTAGCCACAGAGAACTAGGATTGAATCTTTATATGTTCTGCCTATAATGTCATTTTCTGTTTTCAGTTGCCACCTGTCGCTCTTTATtctgtttgtttcatttatgttgTGTATCGCGGATCGACCAACCGCAGGTTTCTCTGACCAGAGTTGCTTTTGCATagttttaaaatgtgcaaaagtACTGATACTTTTTTCAATTTAGACTTTTATTTCTTATAAGCAAATTGATTGTATGGCATAGTAGTAGTATTATAACTATTTTGTAACTATAATGGTGGCTCCTGTCTTGTGATAATTTCATGTCCTACTAACATGTTTACTGTGCATGTGCTCTGGTTCTGTTCATACTCCACACCAATGAGCAGAAATACCATTTCAGGACATGTGACTTATGTTGTACACTCTAATCAAAACACGGTGCTTTAAAAGACAGTTCTGATCTGGCATCCGCTGTGATATTTGAATGGGTGTAATTACATTCATAAGACATTGATAAAACATTGATAAATGACTCAAGAATTAGAAATTATTTCTGTGCAGTCAGATCTGAGATTAACTTTATGGAATTGAActctgtgtgtttttatgtatCAGCTACACTGTCAAACCATGTGAAAACATGTTAGCTGAGCTCACTCATGTAATACTAAGCTCTAAAAATACCCCTGAGTGCTCGCACAGCTGTCTGCTTAACTGATGATGTTTGCCCTACCATTTATGGTGCTTCTTTTCATTTATGGTCATTTTGGCACATTATTGTGAAATCCTCTGATTTCACTATATCGAGATTCAACTGTAGGAGTTTATAGATTATTCAAGCTTACTTTGTCACATGAAATGCATCCTGTGTCACAATGTATTTTAAATAGCACCCGAGTTTCCATTCAGATCTAATCTTAGTAAATACAGGGTCCGCTGGCAGAGGTGTTGAACATGGTTCTTCTCATCTTGCTTTTCAGGGAAGTATATTTCTTTTTGTTCATTACACTAATAATTCATAATTTTTCTTATTTACCCCACTTAGTTTTCCGGGCCATTGTAAATATTGTGCTGATGTGTCCATGTGCAGTAATTCTGGGTGACACACATGGACATCATGGCGTGTTTCTGTAGGTCTGATTGcggtgaggagtgagagagcgagagagagagccctTAGGGGTGGGCTcgttcttcctctcctcctctcacaggTGCTCACACACTCGTTGGAATATTTGATTTGTGCGACACGTGTTTCGGCGATTGCCTTTCACAAAGCTGCACTCCCTCCAGTGGTCGCACAGCCTGACACAAGCATGTCTGGCTGCGTCCTGTAGGTAGGTGTGTTTGGACATCAAAAACTTCCGCCCACATCCATCCCTGCCTACCGTACGTGGCCCCACGAGTGCGTCAATCACCTTGAATGTTCAAGAAGCAACATGGCACTTAAACTATGCATGTAATACTGGTGTTTTCACTGATGTGAAGTACTTGACATCATGTAGCATTACACTTGATTCATTTTCCAGAGAAAATGTCTACTGAACATATCTGGTTAGAAGTAGCTCACCGGTTAAGGAGCAAGTAATCAGAAGGTTGTTGGTTTAAGTTCTACTATCATCAAGTTCCCACTGTTCGGTTTTCTGAGCGAGCCTCTTAACCCACAGTTTCTCAAATTGTGTGCTGTCGCACCTCTTAAGTTCCTTTGGATAAACATGTTTACTGAGAGCTGTAAATGTAAGCTTCAAAATGGATTCAGGATGTAATTATTCCTAGCATGTTGTAAGGTCAGTTGAACCTTCCAGTGAAATACTCCTCTTCCTAGGGTGCACCTCCATGTTACTTAAATTTGGGTGTTTACCTCACCATATAGATTAGCACTACATCCAAAAAGAGGTTACTTCATATAAAGCCAAATAGAATGTGACTTTCTGACACCTTAATTCTAGCTgccagcattaaaaaaaacacgTAAATTCATCTTGGTGAAGTGTACTGTCGCTTTTCTAGCATGCAGGCTTCAAATATGGTTCTTTTCAGTTGCAGTCTATCTAATACAAGGAAAGGGGTGCGGTAGTGTTTTTCCAAGTTAAAAGAAGCATGCAGAAGTAACAGGCAGTTTGTAAGGTTATCAGCCGTGATGTAACATTTGGACGGTACCACAGTTGCAGCTAGCCAATAACTTGCCTGGAACCCCACACGACGAATCGCCTTCTTGCAGGATCTCAAGTAGATGTTCTGTGCCTGACGCTCTTTGGTTTCTGTGATCAGGTGTTAGGGAGATCGTGTTCTCGTTCTCTTACCTCGGCTCTCGCAGGGAGAATAAAACCACGGCGCCAGAAAGTGTGGGCGTCTTAATGCGATGAAAGGGATGTGTTGAAGAGTAAAGGTGTTTAAAAAGTGGATATTTGAAAGTTGACCATTTAGAAGGAAAGTGAGAAGCCACGATTGCTGCCATTGTCATAGAATGGAGCAATTTTCAGGTGTGTTATCAAGGTTTCTTTGTAATGGAGCTGAATTAGTAGAGTGAAATCTGTTGCAAATGCAGGTAGGTCGATTATcaccttttgtttgttttttcttttgtcaGTATATATTTGTCTCTCAGACAGTTGAACAGCCACAGAATGCACAGTAGATCCACAGGGAGAGCTCAAACAAAAATCAGCGTTGAACATACATAAATGTTTAATCCAGCTTGAATATTTATATCAGCAGAGTGTAGGACCTGCAGGCCACACTAAGACAGACAACAAGTTTGTGAACTTGACATCATGCTGCAGCAAACATTTATCACAAGGCTCTGGTCTCCCTGGTGTTAGCACAGCATTTAACATTAAGTGAACCTTTGCTGTGATACTTTCTGGCCAATGACGTAATCATTATGAAATAACAAATGACTGTATCTGAGACAATATATTTCCCTTTGCCCAAATACATTACCCTGATTTTCTATATGCAGGCCAGTTTACTCCTGTGCTGTTTTTCTTATATTTACCTTCATATTGGGGCTTCATTTCAAATAGTCTTATATTTAGTTGATAAAATATGATGTATTAGTTGTGCTGTTAAATTCTACTCCTATAACATTagtatgtgtgtttatagagTGGTAGGTTGGTACCTGGACAGGAATTTTGTCATGAGTCCTACCATCTTATTTATGAAAACGTACAATTTCACAGTAGTGTTAGAGGCTGCTTGCAGCACCTTAAATCATCCGTCCGGTATCATCAGAACTGATAAAAGGACTTCAGTGGAGGACTGATACTCGATCCTCCTCTCTCCACATAACGGggcgcctctctctctctctctggctctttcttcctctcttttctGCTTTTTTATTCTCCCTCTCTGACTCCTTCCATCTTTTTCTTTCCCTCTAGATTAAAGATGTGCCAGAATAAATCATACTGGTTTCAGTTCTGGTAGGTAATTTTTTAGTCCACTGGTCGGCATGGTTACTACAAGTGTTATCACAAAAACTGCTGTTCTGCTGGAGGTGGAAAAAGCC containing:
- the dctpp1 gene encoding glutamyl-tRNA(Gln) amidotransferase subunit B, mitochondrial, whose protein sequence is MATQENGSRYTNGAVCDSLQKSDAVATNGKVQLEQNGDHKQALRFTFSAEPTVEDIRRMQAEFTDERDWNQFHQPRNLLLAMVGEVGEVSELFQWRGEVAEGLPDWTEPEREHLAQELSDVLIYLVELAEKCHIDLPQAVLRKMALNRLKYPASKVHGSAKKYTEYKDSSE